Proteins found in one Salvia splendens isolate huo1 chromosome 10, SspV2, whole genome shotgun sequence genomic segment:
- the LOC121752385 gene encoding bZIP transcription factor 29-like translates to MAGDNEEANTQRLQSSFGTSSSSFLKQQQHQSFLMKQMDIPQLTMPQFRGQIRQNSPNLGTENNGKRVGIPPSHPHPQIPPISPYSQIPVNRQTAMQNFSTSPGPSHSRSLSQPAFFALDSLPPLSPSPYRELHSNSIADHVSADVSMEERDGSSHSLLPPSPRGNSMRIGESLPPRKAHRRSNSDIPFGFTSVLQSSAPLMPFRSSAGENQGTQQQPATLIKKESCWEKPVESRTEGIGERKSEGDVVDDLFSAYMNLENIDAFNSSGTDEKLGNENREDLDSRASGTKTNGGDSSDNEATSSSVNESGSGAQKQGTSSLPQKREGLKRNAGGDIAPTSRHYRSVSMDSFMEKMNFGDEYPKMPPSPGNLQSSPTDSMDGNSNAFSLEFGNGEFTGAELKKIMANEKLTEIASSDPKRAKRILANRQSAARSKERKMRYISELEHKVQTLQTEATTLSAQLTLLQRDSSGLTSQNSELKFRLQAMEQQAQLRDALNEALTAEVQRLKLATAELSGEKFQQLSISPQMFQLRQQQTQLNMHQMQHQQQQQSSGNTPANSDSNQ, encoded by the exons ATGGCTGGTGATAATGAAGAAGCTAATACGCAAAGGCTTCAATCTTCGTTTGgaacatcatcatcttcatttctTAAACAACAGCAGCATCAGTCGTTTTTGATGAAGCAAATGGATATCCCTCAGTTAACCATGCCGCAATTTCGTGGTCAGATTCGGCAGAATTCACCTAATTTAGGGACTGAAAACAATGGAAAAAGAGTTGGCATTCCGCCCTCTCACCCCCACCCTCAAATCCCTCCAATTTCCCCTTACTCGCAGATCCCCGTTAATCGCCAAACGGCAATGCAGAATTTCAGCACTAGTCCGGGGCCATCACACAGCCGGTCGTTGTCGCAGCCCGCATTTTTCGCCCTTGATTCGTTGCCACCTTTGAGTCCATCGCCTTACCGGGAGCTGCATTCGAATTCTATAGCTGACCATGTTTCAGCTGATGTGTCGATGGAGGAAAGGGATGGGAGCTCGCACTCGTTGTTGCCACCCTCGCCGAGGGGTAATTCAATGAGAATTGGCGAGAGTCTTCCTCCGCGAAAGGCTCACAGGCGATCTAATAGTGATATCCCGTTTGGTTTTACGTCTGTTTTGCAGTCCTCGGCTCCACTCATGCCATTCAGAAGCTCTGCTGGAGAGAATCAAGGGACTCAGCAGCAGCCAGCGACGTTGATCAAGAAAGAGTCATGTTGGGAGAAACCTGTGGAGAGTCGCACTGAAGGGATTGGGGAGAGGAAATCCGAGGGGGATGTTGTGGATGATCTTTTCTCAGCGTATATGAATTTGGAGAACATTGATGCGTTCAACTCATCGGGTACTGATGAGAAGCTGGGGAATGAGAATCGGGAGGATTTGGACAGTCGAGCTAGTGGCACCAAGACGAATGGAGGTGACAGCAGCGATAATGAAGCGACTAGTAGTAGTGTGAATGAGAGTGGGAGCGGTGCACAGAAGCAGGGAACTTCTTCACTGCCTCAAAAGAGGGAAGGGCTTAAAAGGAATGCTGGGGGAGATATTGCTCCCACCTCCCGTCACTATCGGAGTGTCTCAATGGATAGTTTTATGGAAAAGATGAATTTTGGTGATGAGTATCCCAAAATGCCGCCCTCACCGGGAAACCTTCAGTCGTCACCCACCGATTCTATGGATGGGAATTCAAATGCTTTTAGCTTAGAGTTTGGTAATGGGGAGTTCACTGGTGCTGAACTGAAGAAGATTATGGCGAATGAGAAACTTACTGAGATAGCTTCAAGTGATCCCAAACGGGCCAAAAG GATCTTAGCTAACCGGCAGTCTGCTGCTCGATCAAAGGAGAGAAAGATGAGGTATATATCAGAATTGGAGCATAAGGTCCAGACTTTACAAACTGAAGCAACCACATTGTCTGCCCAACTCACTCTACTTCAA AGAGACTCTTCTGGACTAACTAGCCAGAACAGCGAGCTCAAGTTTCGCTTGCAGGCCATGGAACAACAGGCTCAACTCCGAGATG CACTGAACGAAGCTCTGACAGCAGAGGTGCAGCGTCTGAAGCTTGCAACTGCTGAATTGAGTGGAGAAAAGTTTCAGCAACTCTCAATCAGCCCCCAGATGTTCCAGCTGCGCCAGCAGCAAACTCAACTCAACATGCATCAAATGCAGCACCAACAACAGCAGCAATCGAGTGGAAACACACCAGCAAATAGTGATTCAAACCAGTAG
- the LOC121752660 gene encoding protein FAR1-RELATED SEQUENCE 5-like: MDSIMRSDEDYFDSDSSASGEEAETSKVVCVPKCPDELKPKIGQSFMTLDRALDFYNNYARYVGFDTRKKGSKKEKDVTTWIYVVCSREGTKQRNSKQSEVKRKRSSIKCYCNAKVSWKYIMGVGYVIQSFVEDHNHEMVEERHKRFMNLNRNLDLVHQKFILDCANANIGPTLSFSLLKEVLGGLDYVGCTVLEVRNYRRDLRAYVEGADAQMLLNELRRKKELCSAFTYEYEVNSKDRMTRLFWCDPTARRNYHLYGDIVSFDTTYSTNRYCMIFAPFTGKDNHGRPVTFAAGLLSKENANSFSWLFNQFVKCMGVAPKLIVTDQDLGMKVAVEEVLVNTRHRWCMWHVMNKVADKLPKNMLGSEQLKKELNACVWSELIEPDAFEETWHAIMERYGLTNNVWFSSMFASRKFWVPAFFRDFSMSSLIKTTSISESQNNFFKRYSKSRANLMQFYMNYNHALETQRSNSAKLEYYDSTKVPILRTGLEIEKHASTIYSGSAYTEIQEEIVYACFSLSCATLGVSTNTDIEVYDIKDKDSNSWTVTYSIGDDTYLCGCKKFERLGLLCSHTFCVLKHNFVKLIPEKLHGGRWLKSQFVKPIHGGFCDDQEIHLAVDKKKIAFKNLYGLFIETAQSIEGNIDQINAFAAIIEEGRKQLLGEDVVLSSTQKRAMIENFYGSHVPNNIEVHPPEVVSTKGSGSRKKSKRESAIKLAMKPGRKCGNCHEIGHHDSRNCKKVNEKSNQRQ; encoded by the exons ATGGATTCAATTATGAGGTCGGACGAAGATTATTTCGATTCCGATTCATCAGCTTCGGGCGAGGAAGCTGAGACTTCTAAAG TGGTTTGCGTACCAAAATGCCCAGATGAATTGAAACCAAAAATTGGACAAAGTTTCATGACCCTTGATCGTGCATTGGACTTCTACAATAATTATGCTCGATATGTTGGATTTGACACCCGTAAAAAGGgatcgaaaaaggaaaaagatgtcaCTACTTGGATTTACGTGGTGTGTAGCCGAGAAGGTACAAAGCAAAGAAACAGTAAACAATCTGAGGTGAAACGAAAGCGTTCTTCTATTAAGTGCTATtgtaatgctaaagtgtcttggAAGTATATTATGGGTGTTGGTTATGTTATACAAAGTTTCGTTGAAGACCATAATCATGAGATGGTTGAGGAACGCCATAAGCGTTTTATGAATTTGAACCGTAATTTGGATTTAGTCCATCAGAAATTCATCCTCGATTGTGCTAATGCAAATATTGGTCCAACTTTAAGTTTTAGCTTACTTAAAGAAGTGCTTGGTGGATTAGATTATGTAGGGTGTACTGTTTTAGAAGTGCGCAACTATAGACGTGACCTTAGAGCTTATGTAGAAGGAGCTGATGCACAAATGTTATTGAATGAGTTGCGAAGGAAGAAGGAGTTGTGTAGTGCATTTACATATGAGTATGAGGTCAACTCAAAGGATAGGATGACACGATTGTTTTGGTGTGATCCTACTGCCAGAAGAAACTACCATTTGTATGGAGATATTGTTTCGTTTGATACGACATACTCCACAAACAG ATACTGTATGATATTTGCTCCTTTTACGGGCAAGGATAATCATGGTCGCCCTGTGACATTTGCTGCTGGCCTTTTGTCCAAGGAAAATGCCAACTCCTTTTCATGGTTATTTAACCAATTTGTAAAGTGTATGGGTGTGGCTCCCAAACTCATTGTAACCGACCAAGACTTAGGAATGAAAGTTGCTGTTGAGGAGGTCCTTGTCAATACAAGACACAGGTGGTGTATGTGGCACGTTATGAATAAAGTTGCTGACAAATTGCCAAAGAACATGCTTGGTAGTGAACAATTAAAGAAGGAACTGAATGCATGTGTATGGTCAGAGTTGATAGAACCTGATGCATTTGAGGAAACTTGGCATGCTATAATGGAAAGATATGGGCTGACCAATAATGTCTGGTTTTCATCAATGTTTGCATCCAGAAAATTTTGGGTTCCAGCCTTTTTCCGTGATTTTTCGATGAGTTCGTTGATAAAGACAACTTCTATATCTGAATCACAGAATAACTTCTTCAAAAGGTACTCAAAGTCTCGGGCTAACCTTATGCAATTTTATATGAACTATAATCATGCTCTGGAGACTCAAAGAAGTAATAGTGCAAAGCTTGAATACTATGATTCAACAAAAGTACCTATTTTGCGAACAGGATTGGAAATCGAGAAACATGCATCGACGATATATAGTGGTAGTGCTTATACTGAAATTCAAGAAGAGATAGTATATGCATGTTTCTCTTTGTCTTGTGCAACTCTAGGAGTGTCTACCAATACAGATATTGAAGTATATGACATAAAGGACAAGGATTCAAACTCATGGACAGTGACTTACTCCATTGGTGATGACACCTATTTGTGTGGATGCAAAAAATTTGAAAGACTTGGTCTATTGTGCAGCCATACATTTTGTGTGTTGAAACATAATTTTGTTAAGTTGATACCCGAGAAGTTGCATGGAGGAAGATGGTTGAAGTCACAGTTTGTGAAGCCAATACATGGAGGTttttgtgatgatcaagaaatacACCTTGCTGTGGACAAGAAGAAGATTGCATTTAAAAACTTGTACGGATTATTCATTGAAACAGCACAAAGCATTGAAGGGAACATTGATCAAATCAATGCATTCGCTGCAATTATTGAAGAAGGTAGGAAGCAGCTTCTTGGCGAAGATGTTGTTCTGTCTTCCACACAGAAGAGAGCAATGATTGAGAACTTCTATGGCTCACATGTCCCGAACAATATTGAAGTTCATCCTCCTGAGGTTGTTAGTACAAAGGGAAGTGGAAGTAGGAAGAAATCGAAGAGGGAGTCAGCAATAAAGTTAGCAATGAAACCAGGCCGAAAGTGTGGAAACTGTCATGAGATTGGACACCATGATTCTAGGAACTGCAAAAAGGTTAATGAGAAGTCAAATCAGAGGCAATGA